A section of the Streptomyces xinghaiensis S187 genome encodes:
- the lepB gene encoding signal peptidase I gives MDTDEQLSERDRSAAPPEGRRTRSRSVRSGPGGRPRFPGRGPWRRAGVLVALSVAGVSLLSACVVQPFLIPSGSMEPTLRTGDRVLVNKLAYGFGNEPGRGDVVVFDGTGSFVHDGRSGGVLTGLLREAAAAVGLAEPDGTDYVKRVVGIGGDRVTCCDERGRIKVNGVALDEDYLLPGDSPSQVPFDIVVPLGRLWVMGDHRSDSRDSRDHLGEPGGGTVPVGRVIGRADWIGWPAHHWTSLTVPEEFARVPDASDAGRGGRHG, from the coding sequence ATGGACACCGACGAACAGCTTTCCGAGCGCGACCGCTCTGCCGCACCCCCTGAGGGGCGGCGGACGCGGTCGCGCTCGGTGCGTTCCGGCCCCGGGGGCCGGCCGCGTTTCCCCGGCCGCGGCCCGTGGCGGCGCGCCGGGGTGCTGGTGGCCCTCTCCGTCGCCGGGGTCTCGCTGCTCAGCGCCTGTGTGGTGCAGCCCTTTCTCATCCCCAGCGGCTCGATGGAGCCCACCCTCCGGACCGGCGACCGGGTGCTCGTGAACAAGCTCGCCTACGGATTCGGCAACGAACCGGGCCGCGGAGACGTAGTGGTGTTCGACGGCACCGGTTCGTTCGTCCACGACGGGCGCTCCGGTGGCGTGCTGACCGGACTGCTGCGCGAGGCGGCAGCCGCCGTGGGACTCGCGGAGCCGGACGGGACCGACTACGTCAAGCGCGTGGTGGGGATCGGCGGTGACCGGGTCACCTGCTGTGACGAGCGGGGGAGGATCAAGGTGAACGGCGTGGCCCTCGACGAGGACTATCTGCTTCCGGGCGACAGCCCGTCCCAGGTGCCCTTCGACATCGTCGTGCCGTTGGGCAGACTCTGGGTCATGGGTGACCACCGCAGCGACTCCCGCGACTCCCGCGACCATCTCGGTGAGCCCGGTGGCGGCACGGTGCCCGTCGGCCGGGTGATCGGCAGAGCCGACTGGATCGGATGGCCGGCCCACCACTGGACGTCCCTCACCGTGCCGGAGGAGTTCGCACGCGTGCCCGACGCGTCGGACGCCGGGCGGGGAGGCCGCCATGGGTAA
- the rplS gene encoding 50S ribosomal protein L19, translating into MNLLDSVDSASLRSDVPAFRPGDTVNVHVRVIEGNRSRVQQFKGVVIRRQGSGVRETFTVRKVSFSVGVERTFPVHTPIVEKIEVVTRGDVRRAKLYYLRELRGKAAKIKEKRS; encoded by the coding sequence ATGAACCTTCTCGACAGTGTCGACTCCGCATCGCTGCGCAGCGACGTCCCCGCGTTCCGCCCCGGCGACACCGTGAACGTCCACGTCCGTGTCATCGAGGGCAACCGCTCCCGTGTCCAGCAGTTCAAGGGCGTCGTCATCCGCCGTCAGGGCTCCGGTGTGCGCGAGACCTTCACGGTCCGCAAGGTCAGCTTCAGCGTCGGCGTGGAGCGCACCTTCCCGGTGCACACCCCGATCGTCGAGAAGATCGAGGTCGTGACCCGCGGTGACGTCCGCCGCGCCAAGCTGTACTACCTGCGCGAGCTCCGCGGCAAGGCCGCGAAGATCAAGGAGAAGCGCAGCTGA
- the trmD gene encoding tRNA (guanosine(37)-N1)-methyltransferase TrmD, with product MRLDVVTIFPEYLEPLNLSLVGKARARGQLDVRVHDLREWTHDRHNTVDDTPYGGGPGMVMKPEPWGEALDAVIASGDGEERPVVVVPTPGGEPFTQELAVRLAERPWLVFTPARYEGIDRRVVEEYAREYELLEVSIGDYVLAGGEAPVLVMTEAIARLLPGVLGNAESHRDDSFAPGGMAGLLEGPVYTKPPVWRGRSIPEVLLSGHHGRIARWRRDEALRRTARNRPDLIAGRDPAAFDRDDRRILAELGWEVTAEGRFGRVPTAVEE from the coding sequence ATGAGGCTCGACGTCGTCACCATCTTCCCGGAGTACCTGGAACCGCTGAACCTCTCCCTGGTCGGCAAGGCACGGGCCCGCGGGCAGCTCGACGTGCGGGTGCACGACCTGCGGGAGTGGACCCACGACCGGCACAACACCGTGGACGACACCCCGTACGGCGGCGGTCCCGGCATGGTCATGAAGCCGGAACCGTGGGGGGAGGCGCTCGACGCCGTCATCGCCTCGGGTGACGGGGAGGAGCGGCCGGTCGTCGTCGTCCCCACCCCCGGCGGCGAGCCGTTCACCCAGGAGCTGGCCGTCCGGCTCGCCGAGCGCCCCTGGCTCGTCTTCACCCCGGCCCGTTACGAGGGCATCGACCGGAGGGTCGTCGAGGAGTACGCCCGGGAGTACGAGCTCCTGGAGGTCTCCATCGGCGACTACGTCCTGGCCGGCGGCGAGGCCCCGGTGCTGGTGATGACCGAGGCGATCGCCCGGCTCCTCCCCGGTGTGCTCGGCAACGCCGAATCCCACCGCGACGACTCCTTCGCGCCCGGCGGGATGGCCGGGCTGCTGGAGGGCCCCGTCTACACCAAGCCGCCCGTCTGGCGCGGCCGCTCCATCCCCGAGGTGCTGCTCAGCGGCCACCACGGCCGGATCGCCCGCTGGCGGCGCGACGAGGCGCTGCGCCGCACCGCCCGCAACCGGCCCGATCTGATCGCCGGCCGCGATCCCGCCGCCTTCGACCGGGACGACCGCCGGATCCTCGCCGAACTCGGCTGGGAGGTGACGGCGGAGGGCCGATTTGGGCGGGTGCCCACCGCCGTGGAAGAATGA
- the rimM gene encoding ribosome maturation factor RimM (Essential for efficient processing of 16S rRNA), with amino-acid sequence MQLVVARIGRAHGIKGEVTVEVRTDEPELRLAPGAVLDTEPASAGPLTIETGRVHSGRLLLRFAGVRDRSGAEALRNTLLIAEVDPEEVPEDPDEYYDHQLMDLDVVTTDGTAVGRITEISHLPYQDLLVVERPDGSEVLIPFVSEIVPEVDLAEQRAVIDPPPGLLDEAGAEIAGSRSRDTGPGAADGRAGA; translated from the coding sequence GTGCAGTTGGTAGTCGCGCGGATCGGCCGCGCCCACGGCATCAAGGGCGAGGTCACCGTCGAGGTGCGGACGGACGAACCGGAACTCCGGCTCGCCCCCGGCGCCGTCCTGGACACGGAGCCGGCCTCCGCCGGACCGCTCACCATCGAGACCGGCCGGGTGCACAGCGGCCGGCTGCTGCTCCGCTTCGCGGGCGTACGGGACCGCAGTGGTGCCGAGGCGCTCCGCAACACCCTGCTGATCGCCGAGGTCGACCCGGAGGAGGTCCCGGAGGACCCCGACGAGTACTACGACCACCAGCTGATGGACCTCGACGTGGTCACCACCGACGGCACCGCGGTCGGCCGGATCACCGAGATCTCCCATCTTCCGTACCAGGACCTCCTGGTGGTGGAGCGGCCCGACGGCAGCGAGGTCCTCATCCCGTTCGTCTCCGAGATCGTCCCGGAGGTGGACCTCGCGGAACAGCGCGCGGTGATCGACCCGCCGCCCGGCCTGCTCGACGAGGCCGGTGCCGAGATCGCGGGCAGCCGCAGCCGGGACACCGGGCCGGGGGCCGCCGACGGCAGGGCCGGCGCATGA
- a CDS encoding RNA-binding protein, with the protein MLEEALEHLVKGIVDNPDDVQVASRNLRRGRVLEVRVHPEDLGKVIGRNGRTARALRTVVGALGGRGIRVDLVDVDQVR; encoded by the coding sequence ATGCTCGAGGAGGCCCTCGAGCACCTCGTGAAGGGGATCGTCGACAACCCCGACGACGTTCAGGTCGCCTCGCGCAACCTGCGCCGGGGCCGGGTGCTGGAGGTCCGGGTCCACCCCGAGGACCTCGGCAAGGTGATCGGCCGCAACGGCCGTACCGCCCGCGCCCTGCGGACCGTCGTGGGCGCCCTCGGCGGCCGCGGTATCCGCGTCGACCTCGTCGACGTGGACCAGGTTCGCTGA
- the rpsP gene encoding 30S ribosomal protein S16 — translation MAVKIKLKRLGKIRSPHYRIIVADSRTRRDGRAIEEIGLYHPVQNPSRIEVDSERVQYWLSVGAQPTEPVAAILRVTGDWQKFKGLPAPEPMQVPEAKADKRALFEAAAKDAGDEPKGEAITPKAKKSEKKADEAAAPADAKSAESTEA, via the coding sequence GTGGCAGTCAAGATCAAGCTGAAGCGCCTGGGCAAGATCCGGTCGCCTCACTACCGCATCATCGTCGCCGACTCCCGTACCCGCCGTGACGGCCGGGCCATCGAGGAGATCGGTCTGTACCACCCGGTGCAGAACCCGTCCCGCATCGAGGTCGACTCCGAGCGCGTCCAGTACTGGCTGAGCGTCGGCGCGCAGCCGACCGAGCCGGTCGCGGCCATCCTCCGGGTCACCGGTGACTGGCAGAAGTTCAAGGGCCTCCCGGCCCCCGAGCCGATGCAGGTCCCCGAGGCCAAGGCCGACAAGCGCGCCCTCTTCGAGGCCGCGGCCAAGGACGCCGGTGACGAGCCCAAGGGTGAGGCGATCACCCCGAAGGCCAAGAAGTCCGAGAAGAAGGCGGACGAGGCTGCCGCTCCGGCGGACGCCAAGTCGGCCGAGTCCACCGAGGCCTGA
- a CDS encoding SAM-dependent methyltransferase produces MTPTLVQRHHLSPTRAPEGARVRARDWAEIQERMLVPLYEAVHQRLETGAGDRVLGLHCGSGLALLMAAARGAVVTGTDPDPYRLALARKRLLPDPAEHPPGAAPRLYEGGPEAIAEDGRPFTLVTVFDPQSCADEDLGPALDAATALAERGSPVVLTGWGPPERCATCSVLRVATRLAGRPPALGPGYGDAPGRRRSYGRDALEESAHRAGLRPDGSGRVSCPFGYADLDSAVRGLLSTGLFDEAVAATDADQVEKELTEALHQHRRPDGTIWMPNVFRYLVARV; encoded by the coding sequence ATGACACCCACGCTCGTACAGCGGCACCACCTCTCCCCGACGCGCGCGCCCGAGGGTGCGCGCGTCCGCGCGCGGGACTGGGCTGAGATCCAGGAACGGATGCTGGTGCCGCTCTACGAAGCGGTCCACCAACGGCTGGAGACGGGAGCCGGGGACCGGGTGCTCGGTCTGCACTGCGGTTCGGGGCTGGCGCTGCTGATGGCGGCCGCCCGCGGCGCCGTCGTGACGGGCACCGACCCGGACCCGTACCGGCTCGCGCTGGCCCGGAAGCGGCTGCTGCCGGACCCCGCGGAGCACCCGCCGGGCGCCGCGCCGCGCCTGTACGAGGGCGGGCCGGAGGCCATCGCGGAGGACGGGCGGCCGTTCACCCTGGTGACCGTCTTCGACCCGCAGTCCTGCGCCGACGAGGACCTGGGCCCGGCCCTGGACGCGGCGACCGCGCTGGCCGAGCGCGGCAGCCCGGTGGTGCTCACGGGCTGGGGACCGCCCGAGCGGTGCGCGACGTGCTCCGTGCTGCGGGTGGCGACCCGGCTGGCCGGCCGGCCACCGGCGCTCGGGCCCGGTTACGGGGACGCACCCGGCCGGCGGCGTTCGTACGGGCGCGACGCCCTGGAGGAATCGGCGCACCGGGCCGGGCTGCGGCCGGACGGTTCCGGGCGCGTCTCCTGCCCGTTCGGCTACGCCGATCTGGACAGCGCCGTGCGCGGACTGCTCTCCACCGGCCTGTTCGACGAGGCGGTGGCAGCCACGGACGCCGACCAGGTCGAGAAGGAGCTCACCGAGGCGCTGCACCAGCACCGCCGGCCGGACGGCACGATCTGGATGCCGAACGTCTTCCGTTATCTCGTCGCACGGGTCTGA
- the ffh gene encoding signal recognition particle protein, whose product MFDTLSDRLAATFKNLRGKGRLSEADIDATAREIRIALLEADVALPVVRAFIKQIKERALGAEVSQALNPAQQVIKIVNEELVGILGGETRRLRFAKTPPTVIMLAGLQGAGKTTLAGKLGRWLKGQGHTPLLVACDLQRPNAVNQLSVVAERAEVAVYAPEPGNGVGDPVKVARDSIEFAKAKLHDVVIVDTAGRLGIDEELMRQAADIRDAVSPDEILFVVDAMIGQDAVNTAEAFRDGVGFDGVVLSKLDGDARGGAALSIAHVTGRQIMFASNGEKLDDFDAFHPDRMASRILGMGDMLSLIEKAEQTFSQAEAEKMAGKLAKGPKEFTLDDFLAQMEQVRKMGSISKLLGMLPGMGEMREQINNLDERDVDRTAAIIKSMTPGERQDPTIINGSRRARIAKGSGVEVGAVKNLVERFFEARKMMSRMAQGGGMPGMPGVPGMGGGPGRKKKQQKQAKGKRRSGNPMKRKAEEQAAAARREQQAANPLGLPQGGQEPQDFELPDEFKKFMR is encoded by the coding sequence GTGTTCGACACTCTTTCCGACCGCCTCGCAGCGACGTTCAAGAACCTCCGGGGCAAGGGCCGCCTGTCCGAGGCGGACATCGATGCCACCGCCCGCGAGATCCGCATCGCGCTGCTGGAGGCGGATGTCGCGCTGCCCGTGGTGCGGGCCTTCATCAAGCAGATCAAGGAGCGGGCGCTGGGCGCGGAGGTCTCGCAGGCCCTCAACCCCGCCCAGCAGGTCATCAAGATCGTCAACGAGGAGCTCGTCGGCATCCTCGGCGGCGAGACCCGCCGGCTGCGCTTCGCCAAGACCCCGCCCACCGTGATCATGCTCGCCGGTCTGCAGGGCGCGGGCAAGACGACGCTGGCGGGCAAGCTCGGCCGCTGGCTGAAGGGCCAGGGCCACACCCCGCTGCTGGTCGCCTGCGACCTCCAGCGCCCGAACGCCGTCAACCAGCTCTCCGTCGTGGCCGAGCGCGCGGAGGTCGCCGTCTACGCGCCGGAGCCGGGCAACGGCGTCGGCGACCCGGTGAAGGTGGCCCGGGACTCGATCGAGTTCGCCAAGGCCAAGCTGCACGACGTGGTCATCGTCGACACCGCCGGCCGCCTCGGCATCGACGAGGAGCTGATGCGGCAGGCCGCGGACATCCGCGACGCCGTCTCCCCGGACGAGATCCTCTTCGTCGTCGACGCGATGATCGGCCAGGACGCGGTGAACACCGCCGAGGCGTTCCGCGACGGTGTGGGCTTCGACGGCGTGGTGCTCTCCAAGCTCGACGGCGACGCGCGCGGCGGTGCGGCCCTGTCCATCGCCCACGTCACCGGCCGGCAGATCATGTTCGCCTCCAACGGCGAGAAGCTGGACGACTTCGACGCGTTCCACCCGGACCGCATGGCGTCCCGCATTCTCGGCATGGGCGACATGCTCAGCCTGATCGAGAAGGCCGAACAGACCTTCAGCCAGGCCGAGGCCGAGAAGATGGCCGGGAAACTGGCCAAGGGGCCCAAGGAGTTCACGCTCGACGACTTCCTGGCCCAGATGGAGCAGGTCCGGAAGATGGGCTCCATCTCCAAACTGCTCGGCATGCTGCCCGGTATGGGGGAGATGCGGGAGCAGATCAACAACCTGGACGAGCGGGACGTCGACCGCACCGCCGCGATCATCAAGTCGATGACGCCGGGCGAGCGCCAGGACCCGACGATCATCAACGGCTCCCGCCGGGCCCGGATCGCCAAGGGCTCCGGTGTGGAGGTCGGCGCCGTGAAGAACCTCGTGGAGCGGTTCTTCGAGGCCCGCAAGATGATGTCCCGGATGGCTCAGGGCGGCGGGATGCCCGGAATGCCCGGGGTGCCGGGCATGGGCGGCGGCCCCGGCCGGAAGAAGAAGCAGCAGAAGCAGGCCAAGGGCAAGCGCCGCAGCGGCAACCCGATGAAGCGGAAGGCCGAGGAGCAGGCCGCCGCCGCGCGCCGCGAGCAGCAGGCCGCCAACCCGCTGGGCCTGCCGCAGGGCGGGCAGGAGCCTCAGGACTTCGAACTGCCGGACGAGTTCAAGAAGTTCATGCGCTGA